Proteins encoded in a region of the Labrus bergylta chromosome 9, fLabBer1.1, whole genome shotgun sequence genome:
- the si:dkey-27i16.2 gene encoding regulator of cell cycle RGCC-like, with amino-acid sequence MSSDLNKDLELELDDLLQEFQDVVEDLKAPSHSRAHVYQRVLHEAKSRTGLAEDSGVDDSDYSSEASLGNSLNTSEEELHTAGITLTPKAKLGDTTELESFINMLDQELAEM; translated from the exons ATGTCCTCAGACTTAAACAAAG ACTTGGAGCTAGAGCTGGACGACTTACTGCAGGAGTTCCAGGATGTGGTGGAGGACCTGAAGGCCCCGTCTCACAGCAGAGCACATGTGTACCAGCGGGTCCTGCACGAGGCTAAAAGCCGCACAGGACTGGCAGAAGACAGCGGTGTTGATGACTCGGACTACA GCAGCGAAGCTTCTTTGGGAAACAGTTTGAACACCAGTGAGGAGGAGCTTCACACGGCAGGCATCACGCTGACACCGAAAG CCAAGCTGGGAGACACAACGGAGCTGGAGAGTTTTATCAACATGTTGGACCAGGAACTTGCAG agatGTGA
- the pcdh20 gene encoding protocadherin-20: MGHGTLDNMNWAGLLQNMLVVLHLRQIMCDSSVWFSIPEEQEPGVLAGSLSKHFPPPYQLLTQEYLWMDKNTGNFYTTEQKMDREALCPEETKAEECIILHNAVVGPSGDLIQFPVIIEDINDNAPQFENGEIHLRVPEDVNVGTSFLLDEQAKDRDVGYNSELHYHLEDSDGVFSLKFEEDGSIIMLIVQSSLDRETRDLYRMVLVASDCGLDPLSATATLIVTVTDVNDNCPSFSPDSPRSVSIPGDSLKNTLIAQVRATDPDSGVNAAILYSLSPKVSERAKKLFSLDSLTGYIRLTQDLQSDNLEELLLKVLASSHHCAPADTQVTVYVLPKVHQELTIKIGFIEEHQNQTLVLQENQPPTVLAVLELEADSSFKSSSLSIEGEVPFTLNPQNDKYLLSTSKPLDYEMKREHYITVVAHGRSAEGPVMAASRRVIRVMVADVNDNAPQFLQSQYQLEVEENNQQGMSLLQVLASDADSGRNGRVTYRLNKHIPTIFNIDSVTGQLSVSASLDREQQGEHTLTVFARDSGSPPLESAATISICVLDQNDNAPVFLTPHFIFFIYENVAPFALVGDVGATDPDEGENGNIELHVVNSSGPFVVDNTQGMLRTTTNLDRETQDRFELYLLASDHGHPVTMTSTARVTIFVEDINDNRPKVVLPSSNFSCLTISPATIAGTMVTKIYAIDEDSGLNSEITYTVVAPETVQKNSPFQIDSRSGNISVMQQLQLKDLGMHHLFIVVRDGGKPAPLYTTVWVNLLVNESMEPCHLDRAPTWTGTPKFGQAPSKAPICEAEDPRSGQLALLVGLCMMLTSTCLLVVSTVLYLKQRRSSLRRKKRAPSEKNEIPLRLKNKYFSED; this comes from the exons ATGGGCCATGGGACTCTTGATAATATGAACTGGGCTGGACTTTTGCAG AATATGCTGGTTGTGCTCCATCTCCGGCAGATCATGTGTGATTCTTCTGTCTGGTTTTCCATCCCAGAGGAACAGGAGCCTGGTGTTCTGGCTGGGTCACTCAGTAAACACTTTCCACCACCTTACCAGCTCCTGACCCAGGAGTATCTGTGGATGGACAAAAACACAGGGAATTTCTACACGACTGAGCAAAAGATGGATCGTGAGGCCCTCTGCCCCGAGGAGACAAAGGCTGAGGAATGCATTATTTTACACAATGCTGTAGTGGGGCCCTCAGGAGACCTTATACAGTTCCCTGTGATCATAGAGGACATCAATGACAATGCACCTCAGTTTGAAAATGGTGAAATACACCTGAGGGTGCCTGAGGATGTCAATGTGGGGACCAGCTTCTTACTGGATGAGCAAGCTAAGGACAGAGATGTTGGATATAACAGTGAGCTACATTACCACCTGGAAGATTCTGATGGAGTTTTTAGTTTAAAGTTTGAGGAAGACGGCTCTATCATCATGCTGATTGTGCAATCATCTCTGGATAGGGAAACTAGGGACCTGTATCGGATGGTGCTTGTAGCCTCCGACTGCGGCTTGGACCCTTTAAGTGCTACAGCAACTTTAATAGTCACAGTGACAGATGTTAATGACAACTGTCCTAGCTTTAGCCCCGACAGCCCCCGCAGTGTCTCCATCCCCGGAGATTCTTTGAAGAACACACTGATTGCCCAGGTCAGAGCCACAGACCCAGATTCAGGCGTGAATGCTGCAATCCTGTACTCCCTCAGTCCCAAAGTCTCAGAGCGGGCCAAGAAGCTCTTTAGCCTTGACAGCCTCACTGGGTACATCCGACTAACACAGGACCTCCAAAGTGAcaacctggaggagctgctgctgaaagtgCTAGCAAGCAGCCACCACTGCGCACCAGCAGACACTCAGGTAACCGTATACGTGCTCCCTAAGGTGCACCAAGAGCTGACGATCAAGATCGGGTTCATAGAGGAGCATCAAAACCAGACTCTGGTGTTACAAGAGAACCAGCCCCCCACTGTCTTAGCTGTTTTAGAGCTGGAGGctgacagcagctttaaaagCTCATCTCTTTCCATTGAGGGTGAGGTGCCTTTCACTTTGAACCCACAGAATGATAAATATCTGCTTTCCACATCAAAGCCCCTTGACTATGAGATGAAAAGAGAACATTATATTACTGTGGTAGCGCATGGGAGATCAGCCGAAGGACCTGTGATGGCTGCCTCCAGGCGTGTGATCAGGGTGATGGTGGCAGATGTCAATGATAACGCTCCACAATTCCTCCAGTCTCAGTATCAGCTGGAGGTGGAGGAAAATAACCAGCAAGGGATGTCACTGCTACAGGTCTTGGCTTCAGATGCAGACAGCGGACGCAATGGGAGGGTGACCTACAGGCTGAACAAACACATACCTACCATCTTTAACATTGACTCGGTGACCGGTCAACTGTCTGTGTCCGCCTCTCTGGACAGGGAGCAGCAGGGTGAACACACACTTACTGTATTTGCACGAGATAGCGGCTCTCCTCCCTTGGAGTCAGCAGCAACAATATCCATTTGTGTTCTGGATCAGAATGACAATGCACCTGTGTTTCTTACACCTCACTTCATCTTTTTCATCTATGAGAATGTTGCACCGTTTGCCCTGGTGGGAGATGTGGGGGCGACTGATCCAGATGAAGGGGAAAATGGGAACATAGAGTTGCATGTTGTTAACAGCAGTGGACCTTTTGTTGTGGATAACACTCAGGGAATGCTACGCACCACCACAAACTTGGACCGCGAGACACAGGACCGCTTTGAACTCTACCTGCTGGCCAGCGATCATGGCCATCCGGTCACTATGACGTCCACTGCCAGGGTGACAATATTTGTGGAAGACATCAATGACAACCGGCCAAAAGTGGTTCTTCCCAGCAGCAACTTCTCATGCCTGACTATTTCTCCAGCAACCATCGCAGGCACCATGGTTACAAAAATCTACGCCATCGATGAGGACTCAGGGCTAAATTCTGAGATTACGTACACTGTTGTAGCACCAGAAACAGTGCAAAAGAACAGCCCATTCCAGATCGATTCAAGGTCAGGGAACATCAGTGTAATGCAGCAACTTCAATTAAAGGACCTGGGTATGCATCACCTGTTTATTGTGGTCAGAGATGGAGGAAAACCAGCTCCACTTTACACCACCGTGTGGGTTAATCTACTGGTCAATGAGAGCATGGAGCCCTGCCACTTGGACAGAGCGCCCACCTGGACAGGGACACCTAAGTTTGGTCAAGCCCCCTCAAAGGCCCCCATCTGTGAGGCAGAGGACCCCAGATCAGGTCAGCTGGCTCTGTTAGTAGGCCTGTGTATGATGCTAACATCCACATGTTTGCTGGTGGTGTCGACTGTTTTATACCTGAAACAGAGGAGAAGCAGTCTGAGACGGAAGAAGAGAGCACCCTCTGAGAAGAATGAGATTCCACTTAgactcaaaaacaaatatttctctgAAGACTAA
- the plp1a gene encoding myelin proteolipid protein — protein sequence MGCYDCCMRCLGGVPYCSLVATLLCFSGIALFCGCGHQALTETERLIETYFARNLQDYITLAFIIQYFQYFIYGLATFFFVYCIVLLAEGFYTTSAAKQTFGEFRSTMCGRCLSSSFIVMTYVLAVLWLLVFAFSALPVYFFYNMDATCHTIDVLTETPASINQLCVDARQYGLLPWNAVPGKACGITLSGVCKTREYRMTYDLYIAAFAGAGITLLALLTYTVSTTYNFAVLRYLGRKGISARC from the exons ATGG GTTGCTATGACTGCTGTATGCGCTGTTTGGGTGGGGTGCCATACTGCTCCCTCGTCGCCACACTGCTGTGTTTCTCTGGCATTGCCCTCTTCTGCGGCTGTGGTCACCAGGcactcacagagacagagagactcATCGAGACTTACTTTGCCCGGAACCTTCAGGACTACATCACCCTTGCATTCAT CATTCAGTATTTCCAGTATTTCATCTATGGTTTGGCCACCTTTTTCTTCGTCTACTGCATCGTGCTGTTGGCTGAGGGCTTCTACACCACGAGCGCTGCCAAGCAAACCTTTGGAGAGTTCAGGAGCACCATGTGTGGCCGCTGCCTCAGCTCCTCG TTTATAGTGATGACATATGTGTTAGCTGTGCTGTGGCTGTTGGTGTTCGCCTTCTCAGCCCTGCCTGTCTACTTCTTCTACAACATGGACGCCACCTGCCACACTATTGATGTTCTGACTGAGACCCCAGCAAGTATCAACCAGCTCTGTGTGGATGCAAGGCAATACG GTCTCCTGCCATGGAATGCAGTGCCAGGGAAAGCTTGTGGTATAACCCTATCCGGGGTTTGTAAGACCAGAGAG TACCGGATGACTTATGACCTCTACATTGCTGCCTTTGCTGGCGCGGGCATCACTCTCCTGGCTCTG CTCACCTACACTGTGTCAACCACCTATAACTTTGCTGTTCTGCGGTATCTGGGGAGAAAGGGTATAAGTGCACGGTGTTAG
- the rab9b gene encoding ras-related protein Rab-9B, protein MTSGKSLLLKVILLGDGGVGKSSLMNRYVTDRFDSHSFHTIGVEFLNRDLEVDGRLVTLQIWDTAGQERFKSLRTPFYRGADCCLLTFAVNDLQSFQNLGCWKKEFMFYSDVKDPERFPFVVLGNKVDMEQRVVGSEEARAWCEENGCCPYFETSAKDDTNVTAAFEAAVREVLAAEDQIDHALLSSTIDLHGNRKTPRTCC, encoded by the coding sequence ATGACGAGCGGGAAGAGCCTGCTGCTTAAGGTGATCCTGCTGGGGGACGGTGGTGTGGGCAAGTCCTCCCTTATGAATCGTTACGTTACAGACCGCTTTGACTCCCACTCCTTTCACACCATCGGCGTGGAGTTCCTGAACCGGGATCTGGAGGTAGATGGGCGCCTTGTCACTCTTCAGATCTGGGACACAGCGGGCCAGGAGCGCTTCAAGTCCCTGCGCACGCCCTTCTACCGAGGTGCAGACTGCTGCCTGCTCACATTTGCTGTGAACGACCTGCAGAGCTTCCAAAACCTCGGCTGCTGGAAGAAGGAATTCATGTTCTACTCGGACGTGAAAGACCCTGAACGGTTCCCTTTTGTGGTACTGGGCAATAAGGTAGACATGGAGCAGAGGGTGGTGGGGTCCGAGGAAGCACGGGCGTGGTGTGAAGAGAACGGCTGCTGCCCTTACTTTGAGACCAGTGCAAAGGATGACACTAATGTCACAGCTGCATTTGAGGCAGCTGTGCGGGAGGTTCTGGCTGCTGAGGACCAGATTGACCATGCACTTCTGAGTAGTACTATCGATCTACATGGCAACCGCAAAACTCCTCGTACATGCTGCTGA